A window from Peromyscus eremicus chromosome 1, PerEre_H2_v1, whole genome shotgun sequence encodes these proteins:
- the LOC131902682 gene encoding vomeronasal type-1 receptor 4-like — protein sequence MTDSELSVRVVILSLTIIGFLGNSLLLYHYLFLYLARYRLRSTDWVLMHLIVANILTVLFKGVPHTMAAFGLTDFLNDTGCKLVFSFHRISRGVCIGSTCFLSVFQATIISPRDYKYSELKINSHKYIRYSMYLNWAIHFFISTVNLVHVRAKYGNDSTANLKSYLYCYSVRHDQTSDFLYAVLLSAPDILFLGLMLWASVSMVITLYKHKQRMQQMPRANISSRSSPESRASKTILLLVITFVSFYTLSSACQFLVTLVYNPRLSLVHVTATASLFSPLFVLFSS from the coding sequence ATGACAGACAGTGAGCTGTCTGTAAGAGTGGTCATCTTGTCTCTGACTATTATTGGATTTCTGGGGAATTCCTTGCTTCTCTACCACTATCTGTTTCTTTACCTAGCAAGGTACAGGTTAAGGTCTACAGACTGGGTTCTGATGCACCTGATTGTAGCCAACATCTTAACTGTCCTATTTAAAGGAGTGCCACACACAATGGCAGCTTTTGGATTGACAGATTTCCTCAATGATACTGGATGCAAATTGGTATTCTCTTTTCACAGAATAAGTAGGGGTGTTTGTATTGGCAGTACCTGCTTCCTCAGTGTCTTTCAGGCCACCATCATCAGCCCCAGGGATTACAAGTATTCAGAGcttaaaataaattcacacaaGTACATCCGTTACTCTATGTACCTGAACTGGGCAATTCATTTCTTTATAAGCACTGTCAATCTTGTGCATGTGAGGGCAAAATACGGAAATGATAGCACAGCAAATCTGAAATCCTATTTATACTGCTATTCTGTCCGTCATGACCAAACTAGTGACTTCCTGTATGCAGTATTGCTGTCAGCTCCTGATATTCTTTTTCTGGGACTCATGCTATGGGCCAGTGTCTCAATGGTCATCACACTGTACAAGCACAAGCAAAGGATGCAGCAAATGCCCAGGGCCAACATCTCCTCCAGATCCTCCCCTGAGTCCAGAGCCTCTAAAACCATCCTTCTCCTGGTCATTACCTTTGTCTCCTTTTACACACTCTCTTCTGCCTGTCAATTCCTTGTGACTCTTGTGTATAATCCCAGATTGTCTCTGGTACATGTGACTGCAACAGCCTCCCTTTTTTCCCCACTGTTTGTCCTTTTCTCCTCATGA